The region TGGTCAGTGTTCAGCAGACTCACAGCTCCAGGGAATTGAGCCAGTGGGTGTGCtcacagcccctgctcaccaccgGTAGCATTATATGtgtgcctttttatttttctacttaagcCATTCTTTGAaagcatttctcttctttttgctctTACTGGCTTCATTTATTGGTAGCCTATGGTAAttgtatagaaaaagaaaatgtggtgtaaaaatattaatctgtatttttctattattacaACTTTAGTGGctcgaggaaaaaaaaaagtcaaaaatatgACTGTCCAGAGGCAAATAAACGACTTGATCCAAATCCATGTACCCTTGTCAAGAGTTAGTTTTTAGTAACATGTTCAGAAAGACAAAGTTGAGCCACAAATGAAACAAAGACTAGGTTATCAGATACCAGCTGTAAACCTTATTTTTACTAAAACATTTTTtgcaaatttttaaattcttcattcTTATAGAGGTCATCATTCTGTTGCGTGACTGTACTGGATAATTAAGTATATTCCCTATCTAGCTTGAGGCAACAGACCCTGTTTTGGCTGAAGGACCTCAAACTTTTGTTTGCCCAACCAGTGTCCTAAGACAGGGAGAGCGAATGGGGTGATGAACCCCCTTGCCTTGCCTGCCCTTCAGCTTTGCCCTGGCGCTTGAGAGCTGGTGGCTAGCGAGCAGGCCCTCTCCTGCCTGCCTAGGAACACACAGATGGTTAAGGGACTCTCAGAGTGTGGTCCTGGCAACCTTGCTGACCCTTGATTTTACCTACAGCGTGCCCTGCCAAGTGGCAGGCCTCTTTCTGCGTGTGGCTGGATGGTTTTCTTTCTGCTCAGCTCCCTGGAAGCAGCATTTGTCTGTGTTCGGCTCATTCTCCTGGAGTTCTCCTTTTCACCCCACTGATAACGGTTTATTCCTGTTTAGACGGCAGCTCCTTGTGGGTGCCAGTCTTCAGGGAGGGGACCTTGGCTCTCCAGTCCCCTTCCCAGGTTTGTTGGGTGCTAAAGGTGGCATTCTCTTCCAGGTATGCTGAGTTGGTGCACTGTGAGCTCAAGATTATACTTTTACTTTATGGGAAAACTTTTTTTCATAGTTCTATTTGCCTACAGAATTGTATTGACCAACTTGGTTATTGATGAAGTCTTGTTTCTATAAGCAGTTTACAGTTACTCTACTATCACTGGACTGCTGTATTTCAAGCTTTACCTAGAATCTTAGGTATGCTCTGACTCATTTAGAAAGATTTATAATACAGAGTATGCAGATATATAAGGAAGTACAAGAGGGGGGACACTCACCCACATATTACTAATAGAAATCTTACTTATTTCTTCACAGATGCAGCAGCTTTTTTATGAGAACTATGAACAGAACAAGAAGGGGTACATTAGGGATCTCCATAACAGTAAAATTCACCGCGCCATCACCCTGCACCCGAACAAAAACCCACCCTACCAGTACAGGCTTCACAGCTACATGCTCAGCCGCAAGATCGCTGAGCTTCGCCACCGCACCATCCAGCTGCACCGCGAGATTGTCCTGATGAGCAAATACAGCAACACCGAGGTTCATAAAGAAGACCTGCAGCTGGGAATCCCTCCTTCCTTCATGAGGTTCCAGCCTCGCCAACGAGAAGAGATTCTGGAATGGGAATTTCTGACTGGGAAATACTTGTATTCAGCCGCTGACAGCCAGCCCCCTCGAAGAGGGATGGACTCTGCGCAGCGCGAGGCCTTGGATGACATTGTCATGCAGGTCATGGAGATGATCAATGCCAACGCCAAGACCAGAGGGCGCATAATTGATTTTAAGGAGATACAGTACGGCTATCGCCGAGTGAACCCCATGTATGGGGCTGAGTACATTCTGGACTTGCTGCTTCTGTACAAAAAGCACAAAGGGAAGAAGATGACGGTCCCTGTGCGGAGGCATGCGTATTTACAGCAGACCTTCAGCAAGATCCAGTTTGTGGAACACGAGGAGCTGGACGCAAAGGAATTGGCCAACAAAATCAATCAAGAATCCGGATCCTTGTCCTTTCTCTCAAATTCCCTGAAGAAGCTTGTTCCCTTTCAGCTTCCTGGGTCCAAGAATGAGCACAAAGAACCCAAAGAGAAAAAGATCAATATATTGATTCCTTTGTCTGGACGGTTTGACATGTTTGTGAGATTTATGGGGAACTTTGAGAAGACGTGCCTCATTCCGAATCAGAACGTCAAGCTCGTTGTTCTGCTCTTCAATTCTGACTCCAACCCCGACAAGGCCAAGCAAGTGGAACTCATGAGAGACTACCGCATTAAGTACCCTAAAGCTGACATGCAGATTTTACCTGTGTCTGGAGAATTTTCAAGAGCTCTGGCCCTAGAAGTGGGATCATCCCAGTTTAATAATGaatctttgctcttcttttgtgACGTTGACCTTGTATTTACTGCAGAATTTCTCCAGCGATGTCGAGCAAATACGGTTCTGGGccaacaaatatattttccaatCATCTTTAGCCAGTACGATCCAAAGATTGTTTATAGTGGGAAGGTTCCCagtgacaaccattttgcctttacTCAAAAAACTGGCTTCTGGAGAAACTATGGGTTTGGCATCACTTGTATTTATAAGGGAGATCTCGTCCGAGTAGGCGGCTTTGATGTTTCTATCCAAGGCTGGGGGCTTGAGGATGTTGACCTTTTCAACAAGGTTGTCCAGGCAGGTTTGAAGACATTTAGGAGCCAAGAAGTAGGAGTAGTCCATGTCCACCATCCTGTCTTTTGTGATCCCAACCTTGATCCCAAACAGTACAAAATGTGCTTGGGGTCCAAAGCGTCAACATATGGGTCCACACATCAGTTGGCTGAAATGTGGCTAGAGAAAAATGACCCAAATTACAGTAAAAGCAGCAATAATAATGGCTCAGTGAGGACAGCCTAATGTCCAGCTTTGCTGGAAAggacatttttaattaatttatttttcaaaaatttttttgtacGATCAGTTTTTGAAGTCCATACAAGGGgatatattttacacatggtttTCTTACAAAGGACTCCTTGAAGATTGagctttttaaacaaaaatgtgatCATGTTTGCCTTTTGAACACATTTTCTTGCTAAACATTATGTAGCAGACGTGCTTAATTATGACTTGAAATGTACCTGAGgagcaaaacttttttttaatatttctttttcagaccTCTTTGCTATAGTCCTATGGCAGAAAACATGAACGTTACTGCAAAGTATTATTGTAACAAAACACTGTAACTCtgataaatgttttgttttgactgTTAACTTTGCACAGATTCTACCTTTTGTCTTTTTTACAACagtttttttaaagccatttcaTGTTCCAGTTGTCAAATAAGGAAATGTGACAGTAGCCATGTCGTCATCCTTGAGCTTTCCAAAGGTGATTGTTTCCCCAAAACTTGTCTCATTTTTCAAAACAAGGGGAGCAGGAAAGCATAGTAAGATAGATGGCTGTTCTTACTGCAATTAGTGTGGCCTGACGGACCTGGCATTAGATTTCAAGAAGAGTCTGACACTTTCTCCTCTCCAGacccttctttttaaaagataaaatattaatatttagaacGGCAAAGAAGAATTATTGCCATAAATGTAATGTATGCAAggttaaacaaaataaacaaaacctaaCCCTAATGAAAGAATTAGGGGAAAATGTATCCGATTTTGTTCACTTCCTCCTATCTGTGTTATGTTGACAGAGATGGGTGTCTCATTTTTAATTACTGTTTTGTTCTATCCTTTGTATCTGAAATacctttaatttatttaatatccGTTGTTTAGAGCTCTACCATTTCCCAAGTTCTGTTAGTTATTAGTATTTATGTGTATAAGGAGtgtttagtatattttatttgcaGTAAACTGATCTCCaaagatttctttttgaaaactcTTCCCTATCCTCAATTTTTACATTCCTTACTGTTTTACTAAATATTGAGTGTTCTTTGATAAATCCTGGTGCTCATGTGTTTGGGGGACAAAAGTGAAATGAATCTGTCATTACACCAGAAAGTTTGTTTTAGACTCACAGAACAAATGTgccttaataaatttttttttcatttagatttcAAACAGTAATAGTTTTGTCGTTTTAATATACATCATTGGAGGTCTGCTTATTTGTAAATAGCCTATTgctcatttggaaaaataaaccaGTGGACAATATTTTTCTATTGTACTTTGCAAAACCATTTTGTTCTCAGTACTCCTGTTTTAGCTGAAGAATTTTATTACATTTGGAGAGTAAAAATCTTAAACACTGATTCATAAGGTTTTTCAAGTTATTTGAGGGAATATCTATGTGCACTACAGttggaaatgaaatgaaactttcaagtgcctctttcctctttttttttttttgctggaatgAATGCGTCATCTTATGTTTGTTCTTCTTAAAGAACTTGCTGAATCTGTGTTTTATAGAACAAAGGTCTTCAAACCAGGTCCAAGCCCCCTCTGGCTTCTTGATACAATTGTATCTTTCAGGGCCCCTTAGTGAACCTGCTAGGCCCCTtataatctgcattttaacaagtgtCCACTTGCTGGTACTGTGTGCATCAATGTGCTCAGGATTTTAGGGTGGATCTAGCTACAGAATAAATTGCCCACAGTTGCCATATAATCTAAGAATCAAACAAAGTAAGATCTTTGACGCCAAAGCAGCAAGCTTTGTGGATGTGAATTACACTCCCAGGACAGGTATTTACCATGTAATGACAGTGAAGATCCAGGATAATGACATCGTGCTCACAGTAGGAATTGCTGTCCTTCAGCCtaattgccatttactttgtggGAGTAGTTAGtttttccttggaaaaaagcACAGAcgtttttattcttcagtaagGAAGAGCATAGTATACATCCTGATGACAAAGTCAGTTAACTTCTCTCCTGTTTATCATAATAGGGAACCATAGGACAGAGCGTGAGCAATTGCTTTTTTGAGCCTCAGTGGCCATCAGGTGTCCCAGTGATCCTTTCACACCAGCCACTTCCTTCCCTAATCTCATTCTTGCCCACGTCTGCTCCTCTTCCTGACATCAGTGTTGATGATGGAAGGGCTGCCCTCTCTTCATCAAGACTCTGGCTCTAGAGATGCCGTTGGAGCCCTTCACTCGCCTGGCATTGCCATGCCTGAGCTCGGTACCCCTGGCCTGTGGGCTTATGCTCCAGTTGGACACTCATTCTTCCTAAAGCACCCCTCCAAATCAGCAGCCCTGGTTCCCCCTGCTGCCCAGAAAGAAGACTCTGTAGGACCCGCAGGGTGCCACCCAGCCGAACAGACTCTTCGTTCATGAGGACGTCAAGTCTCTATCCGCCTGtgctttccctctgcctggagcactCTCCCTGCCTCACCACTGACTCATCTTCCAGGAGACCCTGAAACTCCCCCGTGTCCACCCTGGTGTCATTTCAGGCCCTCCCAGTGTGGATGTGACACAGGTGGATAGTCTCCCTAGACCGCAGTCCTGGGTCTCTCCTAGGTGATGACCACGCACACCAGGCCTGCGTCTGCAGAAGCCTGCAGTACCCCACGCTGCCCGGCCCTGCATCCGTGCTCCAGTCACGGAGCCCACCCCACACGCCTCCGGGCAGATGAAGCCCCATCCTGCCTGCCCACTGCACGGCCTCCCATACTCATGACCTACAGATGAGTCCTTCCCTTAAACTTGGAACGCTTTCTGGTTAGAACTCTGTTTTGCTTGTTACTTTAGACTTTCTCTTAGCCTGTGTAACTTTAAATACAGAGAAGAATTCAACTGAAATGGCCCATAAACCCCAAACCAGATAACTCCTGTTAAAAATTAAGGATAATATGTGAAAGTGGTGAAGAGGGGCAATCACAACGCACAAAGGCACGCACAgcccccctccttcctccagccAGCCTTCAGGCCCTTCCCGCCAAGAACCACCAGGTGTGTGGGGTTCTGGTACGGAAGGCGGGATGAATTGTGTAATAGGCTGACTTGGTAGCATTTTAAAACTTCACTGAAATGGATAAGGGAGGGCACATGCTTGCTTGGATCTGTGCCAGCCTCTGTTGCCACGAGCAGACTTACGGACTTGTGTTTGGAGGAAAGCAGGCTGGGTGGGCTGCCCAGGTGTGGCTGCCCATGTGGGAGGTCTGCCTGAGTGGAGGCTGGAGAGCCTGTCTCAGGTCAGACAGTGCAGCTCGTTACTTTTGGAGGGCCGCATCGCGTTCCCAGCACTGTTCTCTGAGCCAGCGTGAGAACGTGCACGACAGATCTTAGCATGCAGGACTTCGGCTGGAGACAGGCCGCGTGGCGCATAGTGTGGGCCATGTGGCAGCCCTCTTGGCACAAGGGAAGTGCCATCACTCTCAGAGTCTGAGAGCAGAAGGGCTGGGTGGTACTCCCCTCCAGGGCCCTTTCTGAGCCCAGACACAGAAGGAGCCACGACCCTCGGGAGCTGGTCTGTGTCCCACTGCCCCAGACACCATCAGCCCAGTGGCCAAGTTCCTGATAGCCGCGGGCAAGTCTGCCTTCCCCCTCCTTTCTGCCCAGCGCTCTGACCACATCCTGTTTCACAAGGCCAACCGCATCCTGATGCAAGTGGAGCAGAGCAAAACATGCAGCGCAGACAGCAGACTGGGGGCCTTGGCTAATGCCTCCTAGCACAACCTTTGTCACGATGTGTGACCAAGCTAAGTGACAAGTCATGTTTCACCTCAGTTCTCAGCACTTGAAAGGTCACTGAGGCTCTGGTGGTGTCTGCAGCCACCTTCATGTGTTACTCAGTGTTTCCATGGGGTACCAGCGAGATGTGGTCTCCACACCACCTCCCGAGGATAGTGATCAGGTTAAGAGAACGGTGGGTCTACAGAAGCTTTTCTCGCCTGGCaagtccctcctccaggaagatgACACTTTGGGCACTGCCTACCCGCTGGACGGATTGCCAGTGGCTGAGGTGCTCCACCCAGTCCCAGACTTCCAAGATCTCTCCTTATGCTTCCTTGTCATGGCAGGAAGCAGGTGCCAGCCCTCCCTGGGGGGTTTCAACTGCATTGCTGCATGTGATCTGCTATAATCTCCGCTACAAAGGAGCTTATTGCCACAGTGATGGGAGCCAGCAAGGGATCTGTCTCATGAAGTGGCTCCACACAGCTGCCTCGAGGGGTCCCACTGTACTTTCCCAGTCCTCAAAGAATGTCCCTGTTCCACTGAAGGAAAAGGCCAGCTCACACCAAATATGCTTAGTCTTGTTATAAATACAATGAAACATAAGTGTTGCCATGCAGAGGATCAAATTAAAGCAACTCATTTTGTGTGACTTTATGTAGAAGTGTTGCTATGTTTCAgggttctgtttgttttttacagaGGTGTACATGGaggaggttgttgttcagttggtaagtcatatccaactcttttgtgacccagtagactctagcccaccaggcttctctgtccatggaatttcccagacaagcatATGGagtgcttgccatttccttctccttgggatctttccaacccaaggattgaacctgtgtctcctgcattggcaggcagatgcttatttaacttacatgcagagtacatcttgtgaaatgctggactggatgaagctcaagctggaatcaagattgctgggagaaatatcaataacctcagaaatgcagatgacaccaccctaatggcagaaagtgaagagggactaaaaagcctcttgataaaggtgaaagatgagagtgaaatttaaaaaacagagcatggcatccaggcctaggcctcccttgtggctcagctggttaagaatcctcctgcaatgtgggagacttgggttttatccctgggttcagaagatcccctggagaagggaaaggctacccactccaatattctagcctagagaattccatggactgtatagtctgtggggtcgaaaagagttggacgtgactgagtgactttccctttcactttcttccagtcccatcacttcatggtaaatagatggggaaacagtgacagactttattttctcgggctccaaaatcactgcaaatggtgactgcaaccatgagattaaaagatgcttgctccctggaagaaaagctataaccaacctagacagcatattaaaaagcagagacatcactttgctgacaaaggcacatatagtcaaagctatggtttttccagtagtcatgtatggatatgagagttggactataaagaaagctgagcagtgaagaattgatgcttttgaactgtggtgcctcttgagagtcccttggaaaccaaagagatcaaaccagtcaatcctcaaggaaatcaaccctgaatattcactggaaggactgatgctgaaactgaagctccaatattttgaccacctgatgcgaagagctgacttattggaaaagaccctgatgctggaaaagattgaaggcaggaggagaagcgggcaacagaggatgaaatgattggatggcatcactgagtcaatggacatgagtttgagcaagctctgggagatagtgaaggacaggggagcccggtgtgctgcagtccatggggttgcaaagagtctaacacaactgagcaactgaacaatgacaaccacgtggaggaggagatgggagtA is a window of Bos indicus isolate NIAB-ARS_2022 breed Sahiwal x Tharparkar chromosome 21, NIAB-ARS_B.indTharparkar_mat_pri_1.0, whole genome shotgun sequence DNA encoding:
- the CHSY1 gene encoding chondroitin sulfate synthase 1 yields the protein MAVRGRRAWLSVLLGLVLGFVLASRLVLPRASELKRAGPRRRASPEACRPGQAAAVPLAGGARGDARGQRLWPHGEAQDGVPRDRNFLFVGVMTAQKYLQTRAVAAFRTWSKTIPGKVEFFSSEGSDTSISIPVVPLRGVDDSYPPQKKSFMMLKYMHDHYLDKYEWFMRADDDVYIKGDRLESFLRSLNSSEPLFLGQTGLGTTEEMGKLALEPGENFCMGGPGVIMSREVLRRMVPHIGKCLREMYTTHEDVEVGRCVRRFAGVQCVWSYEMQQLFYENYEQNKKGYIRDLHNSKIHRAITLHPNKNPPYQYRLHSYMLSRKIAELRHRTIQLHREIVLMSKYSNTEVHKEDLQLGIPPSFMRFQPRQREEILEWEFLTGKYLYSAADSQPPRRGMDSAQREALDDIVMQVMEMINANAKTRGRIIDFKEIQYGYRRVNPMYGAEYILDLLLLYKKHKGKKMTVPVRRHAYLQQTFSKIQFVEHEELDAKELANKINQESGSLSFLSNSLKKLVPFQLPGSKNEHKEPKEKKINILIPLSGRFDMFVRFMGNFEKTCLIPNQNVKLVVLLFNSDSNPDKAKQVELMRDYRIKYPKADMQILPVSGEFSRALALEVGSSQFNNESLLFFCDVDLVFTAEFLQRCRANTVLGQQIYFPIIFSQYDPKIVYSGKVPSDNHFAFTQKTGFWRNYGFGITCIYKGDLVRVGGFDVSIQGWGLEDVDLFNKVVQAGLKTFRSQEVGVVHVHHPVFCDPNLDPKQYKMCLGSKASTYGSTHQLAEMWLEKNDPNYSKSSNNNGSVRTA